The following are from one region of the Novosphingobium aureum genome:
- a CDS encoding aminotransferase class I/II-fold pyridoxal phosphate-dependent enzyme, with protein MSRAATASTGNGHGGRIAAACARFGGRRDDWLDLSTGINPCPWPIERAPLPNWSCLPDPEEIARLEAIAAHFFGVDPQLCMALPGSEVALRALGMLLGLPGRHRALTYSTHAEAFARSSGGKDADVLVLANPNNPDGLLLDPETLAALLEEQEAGGGWLLVDEAFVECHPGSSVAALVGDDRRLVVTRSFGKFFGLPGLRLGFVLGPRALLTKLRALCGDWPVSAAALAFASAAYADDTWIAATRAELAAKAAALDALLARHGLAARGASPLLRLVEDMRAGGLFEALGRRHILTRSFADHPRLLRFGLPRDEAQAMRLDNALGEVLRRG; from the coding sequence GTGAGCCGGGCAGCAACCGCCTCGACGGGCAACGGGCACGGCGGGCGCATCGCCGCTGCCTGCGCGCGATTCGGCGGACGCCGTGACGACTGGCTCGACCTTTCGACCGGCATCAACCCGTGCCCATGGCCGATCGAACGCGCGCCCTTGCCGAACTGGTCCTGCCTGCCCGATCCCGAGGAAATCGCCCGGCTCGAGGCGATCGCGGCGCACTTCTTCGGTGTCGATCCGCAGCTGTGCATGGCTCTGCCGGGAAGCGAAGTGGCCTTGCGAGCGCTGGGCATGCTTCTGGGCCTGCCCGGGCGGCATCGCGCGCTGACCTATTCGACCCATGCCGAGGCATTTGCGAGATCGTCGGGAGGGAAGGACGCCGATGTTCTGGTTCTCGCCAATCCGAACAACCCCGACGGGCTGCTGCTCGACCCGGAAACGCTCGCGGCCCTGCTCGAGGAGCAGGAGGCAGGAGGCGGCTGGCTGCTCGTCGACGAGGCATTCGTCGAATGCCATCCCGGCTCCAGCGTCGCAGCCCTCGTCGGCGATGATCGCCGCCTTGTCGTGACGCGCTCGTTCGGCAAGTTCTTTGGCCTGCCGGGGCTCAGGCTGGGCTTCGTGCTGGGACCGCGCGCGCTGCTGACGAAATTGAGGGCATTGTGCGGCGACTGGCCGGTCAGCGCTGCGGCCCTCGCATTCGCAAGCGCTGCCTATGCCGATGATACCTGGATTGCAGCGACCCGCGCAGAACTGGCGGCCAAAGCGGCTGCCCTCGATGCGCTGCTGGCCCGTCACGGCCTTGCCGCACGCGGTGCCTCGCCGCTGCTCCGTCTCGTCGAGGACATGCGCGCCGGGGGGCTGTTCGAAGCGCTCGGGCGCCGTCACATCCTGACCCGCAGCTTTGCGGATCATCCGCGCCTGCTGCGCTTCGGACTGCCGCGCGACGAGGCGCAGGCCATGCGCCTCGACAATGCGCTCGGGGAAGTGCTGCGGCGTGGCTGA
- a CDS encoding adenosylcobinamide-GDP ribazoletransferase, whose translation MKSLVAALQLMTRLPMPRIEAEAHDYARAIRWFPLAGLVLGLCLALAAFVGVRLLGGGQGGALLVLLTWVSVTGALHLDGLGDIADGAGAAHAGRERLSAVLADPHAGSFAVTVIALQLIAKFALLSIFLDREGTTPTALAAIACVPLAARIAPLGWALWLPALHEGMGSRFGGGANWQTLVVWLLVLGLLAWLVSPALLCAIPAALVWGTWLRRRIGGISGDGHGGGIEVVETLVLAVMVVS comes from the coding sequence ATGAAGTCGCTGGTGGCCGCCCTGCAACTCATGACGCGCCTTCCGATGCCGCGGATCGAGGCCGAGGCGCACGACTATGCGCGCGCGATCCGCTGGTTTCCGCTCGCCGGTCTGGTTCTGGGCCTGTGTCTTGCTCTAGCGGCGTTTGTCGGCGTCCGGCTGCTGGGGGGAGGGCAGGGCGGTGCACTTCTGGTCCTCCTGACCTGGGTCTCGGTGACCGGGGCTCTGCACCTCGACGGACTGGGCGACATCGCGGATGGCGCGGGCGCGGCCCATGCCGGGCGCGAACGCCTTTCGGCAGTGCTTGCCGACCCGCATGCCGGCAGCTTCGCGGTGACGGTGATCGCCCTGCAGCTCATCGCCAAGTTCGCGCTGCTTTCTATCTTTCTCGATCGCGAGGGAACGACCCCAACCGCACTCGCAGCAATCGCCTGCGTTCCGCTGGCCGCGCGCATCGCGCCGCTGGGCTGGGCGCTCTGGCTCCCGGCGCTGCACGAGGGGATGGGCAGTCGCTTTGGCGGAGGGGCGAACTGGCAGACGCTGGTCGTCTGGCTGCTCGTTCTTGGCTTGCTGGCCTGGCTGGTTTCGCCCGCCTTGCTCTGCGCGATCCCGGCGGCGCTTGTGTGGGGGACCTGGCTGCGCCGCCGTATCGGCGGGATCTCGGGAGACGGGCACGGCGGCGGCATCGAGGTGGTCGAGACGCTCGTACTTGCCGTGATGGTGGTTTCGTGA
- a CDS encoding histidine phosphatase family protein: MSGRLVHLLRHGAPQVSGLLLGHTDMPLARGDWGEMPRSFHELALASLASSDLQRCRVAAEAIARSTGLSLSIDPQWRELDFGEWDGVAPGSIDPALLDRFWADPEDNPPPGGERWSQLCERVSRALSPLGDRSLVVTHGGAMRAALALVTGLDHRQVWALDLPYGALLSLRIWESGGWSGQVVGLDTGALR, translated from the coding sequence ATGAGCGGGCGCCTCGTCCACCTCCTGCGCCACGGCGCGCCGCAGGTGAGCGGACTACTGCTCGGCCATACCGACATGCCACTGGCGCGCGGTGACTGGGGCGAGATGCCGCGAAGCTTTCACGAGCTGGCGCTGGCGAGCCTCGCATCGTCGGACCTCCAGCGATGCCGCGTAGCCGCCGAAGCCATTGCGCGCTCGACCGGACTGTCGCTTTCCATCGATCCGCAGTGGCGCGAACTCGACTTCGGCGAATGGGATGGCGTGGCTCCCGGCTCGATCGATCCAGCCCTGCTCGATCGCTTCTGGGCCGATCCCGAAGACAACCCGCCGCCCGGTGGCGAACGCTGGTCGCAGCTGTGCGAGAGGGTCTCGCGCGCACTCTCTCCGCTCGGCGACCGAAGTCTCGTGGTGACCCATGGAGGTGCGATGCGTGCCGCGCTGGCGCTCGTGACCGGGCTCGACCACCGTCAGGTCTGGGCGCTCGATCTTCCTTATGGCGCGCTGCTGAGCCTGCGCATCTGGGAGAGCGGGGGCTGGAGCGGGCAGGTCGTCGGGCTCGACACCGGAGCCTTGCGATGA
- the cobT gene encoding nicotinate-nucleotide--dimethylbenzimidazole phosphoribosyltransferase: MHLTRDAFLASLADLPEPDDAAIAAARARQGELTKPARSLGRLEEIALFMAGWQGRGIPRLDTVQAIVFAGNHGVAARGVSAFPPAVTAQMVANFRSGGAAINALAAACGAQLSVHALDLDRPTGDIAEEPALSAAECLAALQAGADSVDAKADLVFVGEMGIANTTPAAALCAAALGGTASQWCGRGTGLDDKGVSRKVAAVEAALALHGEHCRDPFETLRRLGGREIAAMAGAILAARRHRIPVLLDGFIACASVAPFHVHAPGVLDHCLAAHRSAEGGHTRLLEAFGLDPLLDLGMRLGEGSGAAVAVQIVRSALGAHAQMATFAEAAVNAGSVAPQP; the protein is encoded by the coding sequence ATGCACCTGACCCGAGACGCTTTTCTCGCCAGCCTCGCCGATCTGCCGGAGCCAGACGATGCTGCCATCGCGGCAGCCCGGGCGCGGCAGGGGGAGCTGACCAAGCCTGCGAGATCGCTTGGAAGGCTCGAGGAGATCGCACTGTTCATGGCCGGCTGGCAGGGGCGTGGCATCCCCCGGCTCGACACGGTCCAGGCCATCGTCTTTGCCGGGAACCATGGCGTCGCGGCGCGCGGTGTCAGCGCCTTCCCGCCGGCCGTCACCGCGCAGATGGTCGCCAACTTCCGCAGCGGCGGGGCTGCGATCAATGCGCTTGCCGCCGCGTGTGGGGCGCAGCTTTCGGTCCATGCGCTCGACCTCGACCGTCCGACCGGCGACATCGCTGAGGAACCGGCGCTGAGCGCGGCGGAATGCCTCGCTGCCCTGCAGGCGGGTGCAGACAGCGTGGATGCGAAGGCCGATCTGGTCTTCGTCGGTGAGATGGGCATTGCCAACACGACCCCGGCAGCAGCCCTTTGCGCAGCGGCACTTGGCGGCACTGCTTCCCAGTGGTGCGGACGCGGAACCGGGCTTGACGACAAGGGCGTCTCGCGCAAGGTCGCGGCGGTGGAGGCGGCACTGGCCCTGCATGGGGAGCATTGCCGCGATCCCTTCGAGACGCTGCGCCGGCTCGGCGGTCGCGAGATCGCGGCGATGGCAGGCGCTATCCTTGCCGCGCGCCGCCATCGCATTCCGGTCCTGCTCGACGGGTTCATCGCCTGTGCCTCGGTGGCTCCATTCCATGTCCATGCGCCGGGCGTACTCGATCACTGCCTTGCCGCGCATCGCTCGGCGGAAGGCGGGCACACGCGCCTGCTGGAGGCCTTTGGTCTCGATCCGCTGCTCGACCTCGGCATGCGGCTTGGCGAGGGGTCGGGGGCGGCGGTGGCAGTCCAGATCGTGCGCAGTGCGCTAGGCGCCCACGCGCAGATGGCGACATTCGCCGAGGCCGCGGTCAATGCCGGATCAGTGGCTCCCCAGCCATGA
- a CDS encoding DUF1636 domain-containing protein, translating to MLEPIGEEGGGASALVVCSTCRFSAEAREDGEGRRGGALLAEALHVARANDERFAEVAVHEMPCLFACSRHCTVQLRAPGKVGYVLGDFVPGAEAAQALLEYAAHHAASEEGRVPYRDWPAGVKGHFIVRTPPEGYLCT from the coding sequence ATGCTGGAGCCGATCGGCGAGGAGGGCGGGGGCGCGAGCGCCCTCGTCGTCTGCTCGACCTGTCGCTTTTCCGCCGAAGCGCGCGAGGATGGCGAGGGGCGCCGAGGCGGCGCGTTGCTGGCCGAGGCGCTGCATGTTGCCAGAGCGAACGACGAACGCTTCGCCGAAGTCGCGGTCCACGAAATGCCCTGCCTTTTCGCCTGCTCGCGCCACTGCACGGTGCAGCTCAGGGCTCCCGGCAAGGTCGGCTACGTGCTGGGCGACTTCGTGCCCGGAGCCGAGGCCGCGCAGGCCCTGCTCGAATACGCAGCGCACCACGCCGCCAGCGAGGAGGGACGCGTGCCCTACCGCGACTGGCCTGCCGGCGTGAAGGGCCACTTCATCGTCCGCACCCCACCGGAGGGCTATCTATGCACCTGA
- a CDS encoding TonB-dependent receptor plug domain-containing protein, giving the protein MTRLNTKPTFAASVSAAAFALAAVPAFAEEEPGEIVVSILRTPVESERVSASVTVLDSEELEAAQPIALTDVLLRTPGISMSRNGGYGTATTLRIRGADGGQSVMVLDGMRLSDASSTAGGYGYANLFLDDAERVEILRGPQSILWGSDAIGGVVNVTTRKPVEPLEGSFALEAGSNQTVSARGGLGGTSDAIDWRISGSRFATDGISARSNGTEDDGYSRSAASGTITARLAPDLSLDLRGYWSDSRNDFDGSSGDTLNFGTTQEWSGYAGLNFALFDGRLVNRVAVLQTETDRENFDPTRSVRTISFDAHGRVRRFEYQGTLTLSDAIQAVFGAEREEQRMTTASPRDNADPYTLTPYSVDTNSVYAQLRVTPIDGLTLNGGLRHDDQSLFGGNTVFSAGGVYTPNDGASLIRASYDEGYKAPSLYQLYSSYGNAGLAPEKAKGWEVGVEQGLGEILRASATWFERDTDNLIDFAYCPTSGALPDVCYVPGTQDTRFGYYANTNRSHAKGLELGASARWNVLFAQGNYSWIEAEDRTPDASTYGRQLARVPRHLANVEGGIELPAGLRASVAARYSGESFTSASSSVVLEDYWLIDLRAQYRIAPALTLYGRVENLADKRYETASGYGALGRTVYVGLRSRL; this is encoded by the coding sequence GTGACCCGTTTGAATACCAAGCCCACGTTTGCCGCCTCCGTTTCCGCTGCTGCCTTCGCTCTTGCAGCGGTACCTGCCTTCGCCGAGGAAGAACCCGGCGAGATCGTCGTCTCGATCCTGCGCACCCCGGTCGAGAGCGAACGTGTCTCCGCCAGCGTGACCGTCCTCGACAGCGAGGAACTCGAAGCCGCGCAGCCGATCGCGCTGACCGACGTGCTGCTGCGCACGCCGGGCATCTCGATGTCGCGCAACGGTGGCTACGGCACCGCGACGACCTTGCGTATCCGCGGCGCCGATGGCGGGCAGAGCGTGATGGTGCTCGACGGCATGCGCCTGTCCGATGCCTCCTCGACGGCGGGTGGCTACGGTTATGCCAACCTGTTTCTCGACGATGCCGAGCGCGTCGAGATCCTGCGCGGGCCGCAGTCGATCCTGTGGGGCAGCGATGCCATCGGCGGTGTCGTCAACGTCACCACGCGCAAGCCCGTAGAGCCGCTCGAAGGCAGTTTCGCACTGGAGGCCGGCTCCAACCAGACCGTCTCGGCGCGGGGCGGGCTTGGCGGCACCAGCGATGCGATCGACTGGCGCATCTCTGGCTCGCGTTTCGCGACCGACGGCATCTCCGCACGTTCCAACGGCACCGAGGACGACGGATATTCGCGCAGCGCGGCAAGCGGCACGATAACCGCACGATTGGCACCGGACCTCTCGCTCGACCTGCGCGGATACTGGTCCGACAGCCGTAACGACTTCGACGGGTCCTCGGGCGATACCCTGAACTTCGGCACCACGCAGGAGTGGTCGGGCTATGCCGGGCTCAACTTCGCGCTGTTCGACGGGCGCCTCGTCAACCGGGTGGCGGTGCTGCAGACCGAGACCGACCGCGAAAACTTCGATCCCACGCGCTCGGTGCGCACGATCAGCTTCGATGCTCACGGGCGGGTGCGCCGCTTCGAGTACCAGGGCACGCTGACGCTGAGCGATGCGATCCAGGCGGTGTTCGGCGCGGAGCGCGAAGAACAGCGCATGACCACGGCCTCGCCGCGCGACAATGCCGATCCCTATACGCTTACACCCTACTCGGTGGACACAAACAGCGTCTATGCGCAGCTGCGCGTGACTCCCATCGACGGGCTCACGCTCAATGGCGGCCTGCGCCATGACGATCAGTCGCTGTTTGGCGGGAACACCGTGTTCAGCGCGGGTGGTGTCTATACGCCCAACGACGGCGCGAGCCTGATCCGCGCAAGCTACGACGAGGGTTACAAGGCGCCTTCGCTCTACCAGCTCTATTCCAGCTACGGCAACGCCGGGCTGGCGCCGGAGAAGGCCAAGGGCTGGGAGGTCGGCGTGGAGCAGGGGCTCGGCGAGATCTTGCGCGCCAGTGCCACCTGGTTCGAACGCGACACCGACAATCTCATCGACTTCGCCTATTGCCCGACGAGCGGGGCCCTGCCGGACGTGTGCTACGTGCCGGGTACGCAGGACACGCGCTTCGGGTATTACGCCAATACCAACCGCAGCCATGCCAAGGGGCTCGAACTGGGCGCCTCCGCTCGCTGGAACGTTCTCTTTGCTCAGGGCAACTACAGCTGGATCGAGGCCGAGGACCGCACGCCGGACGCCTCGACCTACGGTCGCCAGCTGGCCCGCGTTCCGCGCCACCTCGCCAACGTCGAGGGCGGTATCGAGCTCCCCGCGGGGCTGCGCGCCAGCGTTGCGGCGCGCTACTCGGGCGAGAGCTTCACCTCGGCGAGCAGCTCGGTCGTGCTCGAGGATTACTGGCTGATCGACTTGCGTGCGCAGTACCGGATCGCGCCGGCGCTCACGCTTTACGGGCGCGTCGAGAACCTTGCCGACAAGCGCTACGAGACCGCCAGTGGCTACGGCGCACTGGGCCGCACGGTCTACGTTGGCCTGCGGAGCCGGCTGTAA
- the cobO gene encoding cob(I)yrinic acid a,c-diamide adenosyltransferase yields the protein MSETDELAGLSEEERRHKLRTQKHKAVVDARIATAKVDKGLLLVLTGNGKGKSSSAFGMVARMLGYGRKVAIFQFIKGKQDVGERAFLSRQPGVTWENCGEGFTWETQNRARDIAAAEAGWEKARAALSDPEIALVVLDELTYLVTYRYLDLDEVTKALRERPAMQHVVVTGRAAHADLIEMADTVSAIRDEKHAFRAGVRAQQGIDL from the coding sequence ATGAGCGAGACCGACGAACTCGCCGGTCTCAGTGAGGAAGAGCGTCGCCACAAGCTGCGCACGCAAAAGCACAAGGCCGTGGTCGATGCCCGCATCGCCACGGCCAAGGTCGACAAGGGCCTGCTGCTGGTGCTCACCGGCAACGGCAAGGGCAAGTCGTCGAGCGCCTTCGGCATGGTCGCGCGCATGCTCGGCTATGGTCGCAAGGTCGCGATCTTCCAGTTCATCAAGGGCAAGCAGGATGTGGGTGAGCGCGCCTTCCTCTCGCGCCAGCCCGGAGTGACCTGGGAGAACTGCGGCGAGGGCTTCACTTGGGAGACCCAGAACCGCGCGCGCGACATCGCCGCTGCCGAGGCAGGCTGGGAGAAGGCCAGGGCTGCCCTGTCCGATCCCGAGATCGCGCTGGTGGTGCTCGACGAGCTGACCTACCTCGTCACTTACCGCTACCTCGACCTCGACGAGGTCACCAAGGCGCTGCGCGAGAGGCCGGCGATGCAACACGTCGTCGTCACCGGCCGCGCCGCCCATGCCGATCTCATCGAGATGGCCGACACGGTCAGCGCAATCCGCGACGAGAAGCACGCCTTCCGCGCCGGGGTCCGCGCCCAGCAGGGCATCGACCTTTGA
- a CDS encoding cobyrinate a,c-diamide synthase gives MSKAPASCPALLVAAPASGQGKTTVTAALARLHRRAGRRVRVFKCGPDFLDPMVLEAASGAPVHQLDLFMLGEARCRALLHEAACEADLILVEGVMGLFDGDPSAADLAARFDLPVLAVIDGSAMAQTFGAIVKGLDSYRSDVSVGAVLANRVGSERHAAMLESSVPGGIRWLGALPRSEEASLPERHLGIMQAGEIGDIDARLDLFADLLPEAALRLPEPVAFPAPPPRDPIVPVLEGKTVAIARDAALGFIYPANLEMLEAMGARLAFFSPLADDPVPPCDTLWLPGGYPELHLERLSTNAAFIGSLRTHHATGKPILAECGGMLLCCEMLTDARGQSAAMAGILPGNAHMRRRLAALGMQEVICEEESLRGHTFHYAELATSLEPAIRASYPEYRPGEAIYRHGSLVASFLHAYFPSAPLASLRLLGLDGSSLEAPPTRVSAEI, from the coding sequence TTGAGCAAGGCCCCCGCCTCCTGTCCTGCTCTCCTGGTGGCAGCGCCCGCCTCCGGGCAGGGCAAGACCACCGTCACCGCCGCGCTCGCCCGCCTGCATCGCAGGGCCGGGCGGCGCGTGCGCGTGTTCAAGTGCGGGCCCGACTTCCTCGATCCGATGGTGCTCGAGGCGGCCAGCGGCGCGCCGGTCCACCAGCTCGACCTGTTCATGTTGGGCGAAGCGCGATGCCGCGCCCTGCTCCACGAAGCCGCCTGCGAGGCCGACCTGATCCTCGTCGAGGGGGTCATGGGCCTGTTCGACGGCGATCCCAGCGCCGCCGACCTTGCCGCGCGCTTCGACCTGCCCGTGCTGGCGGTGATCGACGGCTCGGCCATGGCCCAGACCTTCGGCGCCATCGTCAAGGGGCTCGATAGCTACCGCAGCGATGTCTCGGTGGGCGCGGTCCTCGCCAACCGGGTGGGGAGCGAGCGCCACGCCGCCATGCTCGAAAGCTCGGTCCCCGGCGGCATCCGCTGGCTCGGCGCATTGCCGCGCAGCGAAGAGGCGAGCCTGCCCGAGCGGCATCTCGGGATCATGCAGGCGGGCGAGATCGGCGATATCGACGCCCGGCTAGACCTGTTTGCCGACCTGCTCCCCGAGGCCGCCTTGCGCCTGCCCGAGCCGGTCGCCTTTCCCGCCCCTCCCCCGCGTGACCCAATAGTCCCGGTCCTTGAGGGCAAGACCGTCGCCATTGCGCGCGATGCAGCGCTCGGCTTCATCTACCCGGCAAATTTAGAGATGCTCGAGGCGATGGGCGCGCGCCTCGCATTCTTCTCGCCACTCGCTGACGATCCGGTACCGCCCTGCGATACGCTCTGGCTGCCCGGCGGCTATCCCGAGCTGCACCTCGAGCGCCTCTCCACCAATGCCGCCTTCATCGGCTCGCTGCGCACCCACCACGCGACAGGCAAACCGATCCTCGCGGAATGCGGCGGCATGTTGCTATGCTGCGAAATGCTCACCGATGCGCGGGGCCAGAGCGCGGCAATGGCCGGTATCCTGCCCGGCAATGCCCACATGCGCCGCCGCCTCGCGGCCCTGGGCATGCAGGAAGTGATCTGCGAGGAGGAGAGCCTGCGCGGCCACACCTTCCACTATGCCGAGCTTGCCACTTCGCTCGAACCGGCGATCAGGGCCAGCTATCCCGAATACCGCCCGGGCGAGGCCATCTACCGGCACGGTTCGCTAGTCGCCAGCTTCCTGCACGCCTACTTCCCCTCGGCGCCGCTTGCGAGCCTGCGCTTGCTGGGCCTCGATGGCAGCAGCCTCGAAGCACCGCCGACACGCGTCAGCGCCGAGATCTGA
- a CDS encoding discoidin domain-containing protein, which produces MARRSIRQIPRKRLLARVLAGAALIAVSPLLVAATFAPGDAAPPSASEAATGNLFDHDAIARARFGNDAPWYQDRIPYFESADPKLDAVWYYRWSIYRAHQRDLGDKGYVTTEFADDVGWQREPYASLNDASGFHIAEGRWLNDRRFVSDYIDFMYEGGNDRHFTDHMADSTWGRYLVDGDKAAVEKHLKVMRHIYGLWEDHFEFTKGLYWAEPLLDATEYTVSSIDASGGKDGFGGGYAFRPSVNSYMIGNARAISKIAAMTGDEALSNEFADKAQVLQKRMLEALWNPKLAHFTDRFRVDNEFVKYWEPIRNRELVGYLPWMFDAVPDDPKFAAAWAHLLDPASLAGEAGMRTVEANYEYYMRQYRYLGDAPECQWNGPIWPYQTTQVLTGMANLLDHYDNTGPVTRSDYMRLLRQYAQLHYQGDKLDLEEDYYPDTGRPIVGLDRSHHYFHSGFIDLVMTGLVGIRPRADDVLEVNPLLPEAGDAQALDWFRVEDVPYHGHKVAVTWDREGTHYRRGAGLTIEVDGRQVAHRGDLGRLTVPLERKANAPIERETNHAVQLVRGEYPMASASSANDAENLHDGIDGRLWFYPELPNGWTSERSSTRQWYAVDFGKPVALDGVRIGFFEDGATIAAPRSLVVEGWRDGRWSKLGEAVPVANGITSVSWPRDRFEKVRAVMQPGKGKAIRIAELKAFSTD; this is translated from the coding sequence ATGGCACGGCGCAGTATCCGGCAAATCCCCCGCAAGAGGCTTCTGGCGAGGGTTCTCGCCGGAGCCGCGCTGATCGCGGTCTCTCCGCTTCTCGTCGCGGCGACTTTTGCGCCCGGCGATGCCGCGCCGCCCAGTGCGAGCGAAGCGGCGACGGGCAACCTGTTCGACCATGACGCTATCGCCCGCGCCCGCTTCGGCAACGATGCGCCCTGGTACCAGGACCGCATCCCCTATTTCGAGAGCGCCGACCCGAAGCTCGACGCGGTCTGGTATTACCGCTGGTCGATCTATCGCGCTCACCAGCGCGACCTTGGCGACAAGGGTTACGTCACCACCGAGTTCGCCGATGACGTGGGCTGGCAGCGTGAACCCTATGCCAGCCTCAACGATGCGAGCGGCTTCCACATCGCCGAAGGGCGCTGGCTCAACGACCGTCGCTTCGTCAGCGACTACATCGACTTCATGTACGAGGGCGGCAACGACCGCCACTTCACCGACCACATGGCGGACTCGACTTGGGGGCGCTATCTCGTCGACGGCGACAAGGCGGCGGTCGAGAAGCACCTGAAGGTCATGCGCCACATCTACGGATTGTGGGAAGACCACTTCGAATTCACCAAGGGTCTCTACTGGGCCGAGCCGCTGCTCGATGCGACCGAGTACACCGTGTCCTCGATCGACGCCTCGGGTGGCAAGGACGGGTTCGGAGGCGGCTATGCCTTCCGTCCTTCGGTCAACAGCTACATGATCGGCAATGCTCGCGCGATTTCGAAGATCGCGGCGATGACCGGTGACGAGGCCCTCTCGAACGAATTCGCCGACAAGGCACAGGTGCTGCAAAAGCGCATGCTCGAAGCCTTGTGGAACCCCAAGCTTGCCCACTTCACCGACCGTTTCCGCGTCGACAACGAATTCGTGAAATACTGGGAGCCGATCCGCAATCGCGAGCTGGTCGGCTACCTGCCCTGGATGTTCGACGCGGTGCCCGACGATCCCAAGTTCGCGGCCGCCTGGGCGCACCTGCTCGATCCCGCCTCGCTGGCGGGTGAGGCCGGTATGCGCACGGTCGAGGCGAACTACGAATACTACATGCGCCAGTACCGCTATCTCGGCGACGCGCCCGAGTGCCAGTGGAACGGGCCGATCTGGCCCTACCAGACCACACAGGTGCTGACCGGCATGGCGAACCTGCTCGATCACTACGACAACACGGGGCCCGTGACGCGCAGCGACTACATGCGCCTGCTGCGTCAGTATGCGCAGCTGCATTATCAGGGTGACAAGCTCGACCTCGAAGAGGACTACTACCCCGATACGGGCCGTCCCATCGTCGGGCTCGACCGCAGTCACCACTATTTCCATTCGGGCTTCATCGACCTCGTCATGACCGGGCTGGTCGGCATCCGCCCGCGTGCTGACGACGTGCTCGAGGTCAACCCGCTGTTGCCCGAGGCCGGCGATGCACAGGCGCTCGACTGGTTCCGCGTCGAGGACGTGCCCTATCACGGCCACAAGGTCGCGGTGACCTGGGACCGCGAGGGCACGCACTACCGACGCGGGGCAGGCCTGACCATCGAGGTCGACGGCAGGCAGGTCGCGCATCGCGGCGACCTCGGGCGCCTCACGGTGCCGCTCGAACGCAAGGCCAATGCGCCGATCGAGCGCGAGACGAACCACGCAGTGCAGCTGGTACGCGGCGAATATCCGATGGCCTCGGCCTCGTCGGCCAACGATGCGGAAAACCTGCACGACGGCATCGACGGGCGGCTCTGGTTCTATCCCGAACTGCCCAACGGCTGGACTTCGGAACGCTCGTCCACGCGTCAGTGGTACGCGGTCGATTTCGGCAAGCCGGTCGCGCTCGACGGGGTGCGGATCGGTTTCTTCGAGGACGGCGCGACCATTGCCGCGCCGCGCAGTCTCGTCGTCGAGGGCTGGCGCGACGGGCGCTGGAGCAAGCTTGGCGAGGCAGTGCCCGTCGCCAACGGTATTACCAGCGTGTCCTGGCCGCGCGATCGCTTCGAGAAGGTGCGCGCGGTGATGCAGCCCGGCAAGGGCAAGGCGATCCGCATCGCCGAGCTCAAGGCTTTCAGCACGGACTGA